In one window of Streptomyces sp. FXJ1.172 DNA:
- a CDS encoding LysE family translocator, with translation MMELSGILGVGVVALGMVLTPGPNMIYLVSRSITQGRRAGMISLAGVALGFLVYLLAANLGLSVVFTAVPGLYVAVKLAGAAYLAHLAWNALKPGGVSVFDPQDVPHDSPRRLFTMGLMTNLLNPKIAIMYVSLIPQFVDLDKGHVLLQGLVLGSVQIVVSIAVNLAIVLAAGTIAVFLARRPSWLKVQRRLMGTVLGALAVSLAADTSGPA, from the coding sequence ATGATGGAACTGAGCGGGATCCTCGGGGTGGGCGTGGTGGCACTCGGCATGGTGCTCACGCCCGGGCCGAACATGATCTATCTCGTCTCGCGCAGCATCACCCAGGGCAGACGCGCCGGGATGATCTCCCTCGCCGGGGTGGCCCTGGGCTTCCTGGTGTACCTGCTCGCCGCGAACCTGGGCCTGTCGGTCGTCTTCACCGCCGTACCCGGGCTGTACGTCGCGGTGAAGCTGGCTGGCGCCGCCTACCTCGCCCACCTCGCCTGGAACGCCCTGAAGCCGGGCGGCGTCTCGGTCTTCGACCCCCAGGACGTGCCGCACGACTCGCCGCGCAGGCTGTTCACGATGGGCCTGATGACGAATCTGCTCAACCCGAAGATCGCCATCATGTACGTGTCGCTGATCCCCCAGTTCGTCGACCTGGACAAGGGCCATGTCCTGCTCCAGGGCCTGGTGCTCGGCTCCGTACAGATCGTGGTGAGCATCGCGGTCAACCTCGCCATCGTGCTCGCCGCCGGCACGATCGCGGTCTTCCTCGCCCGCCGGCCCTCCTGGCTCAAGGTGCAGCGCCGGCTGATGGGCACGGTGCTCGGCGCGCTCGCCGTCTCGCTGGCCGCCGACACCTCGGGGCCCGCGTAG
- a CDS encoding aminotransferase-like domain-containing protein, producing MNEPRATDYRSVADAVAEEIRSGVLRPGDRLPPQRAFARQHGIAGSTATRVYRELARRGLTVGEVGRGTFVRAAGEGSATALTEPAAGGRIDLELNYPAAAGQSALLAEGLGGLLQPDALGHALRPAGAAGLPAVQESAAGILARGGWHPDPARILFAGNGRQALAAVVTALVPPGGRLGVEELTYPVVKAVAARLGITLVPLAMDADGLVPQAVAEAHAAAPLHAVYVQPRLHNPLSLSMPEQRVVALAEVLARLGLPAVEDAVWAFLRDELPPLAARAPERTVLVDSLSKRIAPGLTLGFAVAPPDLTGAIAAALRSGGWAPMRFALEAAHRWQQDGTVRKLVAAKRREAALRQEIAARHLAGFAVRSDAVSYHCWWQLPRPWRADTFVAAAARHGIGVVPAAAFTVGGGHAPAAVRVGLATPPPDVLARALAALAALARSAPEDLVAD from the coding sequence ATGAACGAACCCCGGGCGACGGACTACCGGAGCGTCGCCGACGCCGTGGCCGAGGAGATCCGCTCCGGCGTCCTGCGGCCCGGCGACCGGCTGCCCCCGCAGCGCGCGTTCGCCCGGCAGCACGGCATCGCCGGCTCCACCGCCACACGCGTGTACCGGGAACTGGCCCGCCGCGGCCTGACCGTGGGCGAGGTGGGACGCGGCACGTTCGTGCGCGCGGCGGGCGAGGGCTCGGCCACGGCGCTCACGGAGCCGGCGGCCGGCGGCCGGATCGACCTGGAGCTGAACTACCCCGCCGCGGCCGGGCAGAGCGCGCTGCTCGCCGAGGGGCTGGGCGGGCTGCTGCAGCCCGACGCCCTCGGCCACGCCCTGCGGCCGGCCGGCGCGGCCGGACTGCCCGCCGTCCAGGAGTCCGCCGCCGGGATCCTCGCCCGCGGCGGCTGGCACCCCGACCCCGCGCGGATCCTGTTCGCGGGCAACGGCCGGCAGGCCCTCGCGGCCGTCGTCACCGCGCTGGTGCCGCCGGGCGGGCGTCTTGGCGTCGAGGAGCTGACGTACCCGGTGGTCAAGGCGGTGGCGGCGCGGCTCGGCATCACGCTCGTACCCCTGGCGATGGACGCGGACGGCCTGGTTCCGCAGGCGGTGGCCGAGGCCCACGCCGCCGCGCCGCTGCACGCCGTCTACGTCCAGCCGAGGCTGCACAACCCGCTCTCGCTGTCGATGCCCGAGCAACGGGTCGTGGCGCTGGCCGAGGTCCTCGCGCGGCTCGGGCTGCCGGCCGTGGAGGACGCGGTCTGGGCGTTCCTGCGCGACGAACTGCCGCCGCTCGCCGCCCGCGCCCCCGAGCGGACCGTCCTGGTCGACAGCCTCTCCAAGCGGATCGCCCCCGGCCTGACCCTCGGCTTCGCCGTCGCCCCGCCCGACCTGACGGGCGCGATCGCGGCCGCCCTGCGGTCGGGCGGCTGGGCTCCCATGCGCTTCGCCCTGGAGGCCGCCCACCGCTGGCAGCAGGACGGCACGGTGCGCAAGCTGGTGGCCGCCAAGCGGCGGGAGGCGGCGCTGCGGCAGGAGATCGCGGCCCGGCACCTGGCCGGGTTCGCGGTGCGCAGCGACGCCGTCTCCTACCACTGCTGGTGGCAGCTGCCCCGCCCCTGGCGCGCGGACACGTTCGTCGCCGCCGCGGCCCGGCACGGCATCGGGGTCGTCCCCGCGGCCGCCTTCACCGTGGGCGGCGGCCACGCCCCGGCGGCGGTCCGCGTGGGGCTCGCCACACCACCGCCGGACGTCCTCGCCCGGGCGCTCGCCGCCCTCGCCGCTCTCGCCCGTTCGGCCCCGGAGGATCTGGTCGCCGACTGA
- a CDS encoding carboxymuconolactone decarboxylase family protein encodes MTPRITKAQLPAELLENMIEQLGAVPEPVEVTWHNPEVAQSNLEFSAKLGRWNAADASLKSFAHMAVAAKVGCSWCLDVGYFQAQNENLDLAKASQVPRWRDSEVFTPLERDVLEYAEAMTDTPTTVTDELYGGLLDRLGPAAMVELTAYVAFVNLATRNNTAHGIRSQGYSDACEIPLAPPV; translated from the coding sequence ATGACCCCGCGCATCACGAAGGCACAACTGCCCGCCGAGCTGCTCGAGAACATGATCGAGCAGCTCGGCGCCGTGCCCGAACCCGTCGAGGTGACCTGGCACAACCCCGAAGTGGCCCAGTCCAACCTGGAGTTCTCGGCGAAGCTCGGCCGGTGGAACGCGGCCGACGCGAGCCTGAAGTCGTTCGCGCACATGGCCGTGGCGGCGAAGGTGGGGTGCAGCTGGTGCCTCGACGTCGGCTACTTCCAGGCGCAGAACGAGAACCTGGACCTGGCCAAGGCGAGCCAGGTGCCGCGCTGGCGGGATTCGGAGGTGTTCACGCCGCTGGAGCGGGACGTGCTGGAGTACGCCGAGGCCATGACGGACACCCCGACCACCGTGACCGACGAGCTGTACGGGGGTCTGCTCGACCGGCTCGGCCCGGCGGCGATGGTCGAACTCACCGCGTACGTCGCCTTCGTCAACCTGGCGACCAGGAACAACACGGCCCACGGCATCCGGTCGCAGGGCTACTCCGATGCCTGCGAGATCCCGCTGGCGCCGCCGGTATGA
- a CDS encoding RNA polymerase sigma-70 factor, with protein MTAKDRAGREDRGDWADREDPFTVHRGLLFTVAYEMLGSAADAEDVLQDSWLRWAGADRAEVRDPRSYLVRVVTRQSLNRLRTLTRSREEYVGEWLPEPLLTSPDVAEDVELAESVSMAVLTVLETLGPTERAVFVLREVFDLPYGEIAEAVGKPAATVRQIARRAREHVAARRPRVRVSRAEQQAVVERFLRALRTGRVQELLDLMAPDVVMITDGGGVVAAGLTPFHGAGAVARILARAHQVTGVFEPRPVLLNGAPAVRLDFDGEPGAIGLTVADGRITGLYVVRNPHKLTRLDEPSELAR; from the coding sequence ATGACGGCAAAGGACCGGGCAGGCCGGGAGGACAGGGGGGACTGGGCGGACCGGGAGGATCCTTTCACCGTCCACCGCGGCCTGCTGTTCACCGTCGCCTACGAGATGCTCGGGTCGGCGGCCGACGCCGAGGACGTGCTCCAGGATTCCTGGCTGCGGTGGGCCGGGGCGGACCGGGCGGAGGTCCGCGACCCGCGCTCGTACCTCGTCCGGGTCGTCACCCGGCAGTCGCTCAACCGGCTGCGCACCCTCACGCGCAGTCGCGAGGAGTACGTCGGCGAATGGCTGCCGGAGCCGCTGCTGACCAGCCCCGATGTCGCCGAGGACGTCGAACTCGCGGAGAGCGTCTCGATGGCCGTGCTGACGGTGCTGGAGACGCTGGGGCCGACCGAGCGCGCGGTGTTCGTGCTGCGGGAGGTCTTCGACCTGCCGTACGGCGAGATCGCCGAGGCCGTCGGGAAACCGGCGGCCACGGTCCGGCAGATCGCGCGCCGGGCCCGCGAGCACGTGGCGGCCCGGCGGCCCCGGGTGCGGGTGAGCCGCGCGGAGCAGCAGGCCGTGGTGGAGCGGTTCCTGCGGGCGCTGCGCACCGGGCGGGTGCAGGAGCTGCTGGACCTCATGGCGCCGGACGTGGTCATGATCACGGACGGCGGCGGGGTGGTGGCCGCCGGCCTGACGCCGTTCCACGGGGCCGGCGCGGTGGCGAGGATCCTGGCACGCGCGCACCAGGTGACGGGCGTCTTCGAGCCGAGGCCGGTGTTGCTCAACGGCGCCCCCGCCGTACGGCTCGACTTCGACGGCGAACCGGGCGCGATCGGCCTCACGGTGGCGGACGGCCGGATCACCGGCCTCTACGTCGTACGCAACCCGCACAAGCTGACCCGCCTGGACGAGCCGTCCGAGCTGGCCCGGTGA
- a CDS encoding helix-turn-helix domain-containing protein, giving the protein MASLNVGNLGEYLREQRRNAQLSLRQLADAAGVSNPYLSQIERGLRRPSAEVLQQVAKALRISAETLYVRAGILDAERDLDEVETRAVILADPSLNERQKQVLLQIYESFRKENGFGVGESAADEDGAGRTDDTGGTAATDADAADMDADDVDAGPRRTAG; this is encoded by the coding sequence ATGGCATCGCTGAACGTCGGCAACCTCGGTGAGTACCTGCGCGAACAGCGGCGGAACGCCCAGCTGTCGCTGCGGCAGCTCGCCGACGCCGCCGGGGTGTCCAATCCGTACCTGAGCCAGATCGAGCGCGGGCTGCGCAGGCCCAGCGCGGAGGTGCTCCAGCAGGTCGCCAAGGCCCTGCGCATCTCCGCCGAGACGTTGTACGTCCGCGCCGGAATCCTCGACGCCGAGCGGGACCTCGACGAGGTGGAGACGCGCGCCGTCATCCTCGCCGATCCCTCGCTCAACGAGCGGCAGAAGCAGGTGCTGCTCCAGATCTACGAGTCCTTCCGCAAGGAGAACGGATTCGGGGTCGGCGAGAGCGCCGCGGACGAGGACGGCGCGGGGCGTACGGACGACACCGGCGGCACGGCTGCCACCGACGCGGACGCCGCCGACATGGATGCCGACGACGTCGATGCCGGTCCGCGGCGGACGGCCGGATAA
- a CDS encoding DUF2516 family protein, translating into MTAVGGVMWLIFTAILALAIVAFVMAAIFREDAYRAADKQNKGFWLIILGIAVAVNLFVPMLFLQLAGLVATIVFFVDVRPALQQVSGGRGGKGFRRRGRGSSSDGPYGPYNGGR; encoded by the coding sequence ATGACGGCAGTCGGCGGAGTGATGTGGCTGATCTTCACCGCCATACTGGCGCTCGCCATCGTGGCGTTCGTGATGGCCGCGATCTTCCGTGAGGACGCCTACCGCGCCGCGGACAAGCAGAACAAGGGCTTCTGGCTGATCATCCTGGGCATCGCGGTGGCGGTGAACCTGTTCGTGCCCATGCTGTTCCTGCAGCTGGCCGGCCTGGTGGCGACGATCGTGTTCTTCGTGGACGTACGCCCGGCCCTCCAGCAGGTCTCGGGCGGAAGGGGCGGCAAGGGCTTCCGCCGCAGGGGCCGCGGAAGCAGCAGCGACGGCCCGTACGGCCCGTACAACGGGGGCCGGTAG
- a CDS encoding PP2C family protein-serine/threonine phosphatase gives MPVPVPRQRAIPAVESGQAQAASAVGGPLKEEVHRDATPTSGTGTTLTLLLIEDDPTASPIVPELLDPSGKPIRVRTARNLTEAERLLTDDVHCILLDLALPAPGGSDADDELAVLRHVLRLAPRHAVLALTASADAERGAEAVRVGAQDYLFRDELDGRLLSRAIRYAVERKRSDTAERRLAEGRLRAQENRRLERGLLPTPLLDGSALRFAARYRPGRSRALLGGDFYDAVRTPDGTVHAMIGDVCGHGPDEAALGVELRIAWRALTLAGLCGDELLSTLQEVLEHERADEEIFATLCTVDIAPDGRSAGLCLAGHPAPLLARPGRSARLLPYDNNGPALGLLPGARWPRMQVELGAEWSLMLYTDGLIEGRVGEGRERLGQDGMVSMIRRQLAEGLRGEALLRAAVSEVRDLNGGELTDDVAVVLLDRTS, from the coding sequence ATGCCCGTACCCGTACCGCGGCAGAGAGCGATCCCGGCCGTGGAGAGTGGTCAGGCGCAGGCCGCCTCCGCAGTCGGCGGCCCCCTCAAGGAAGAGGTCCACCGCGACGCCACGCCCACGAGCGGCACCGGCACCACTCTCACCCTGCTGCTGATCGAGGACGATCCGACGGCCTCGCCGATCGTGCCCGAGCTGCTGGACCCGTCCGGCAAGCCGATCCGCGTGCGCACCGCCCGCAACCTCACCGAGGCCGAGCGGCTGCTCACCGACGACGTCCACTGCATCCTGCTCGACCTCGCGCTCCCGGCGCCGGGCGGCAGCGACGCCGACGACGAGCTGGCCGTGCTGAGGCACGTGCTCCGGCTCGCGCCCCGGCATGCCGTCCTCGCGCTGACCGCCTCGGCGGACGCCGAGCGCGGCGCCGAGGCCGTGCGCGTGGGCGCGCAGGACTACCTCTTCCGGGACGAGCTGGACGGCCGGCTGCTCAGCCGTGCCATCCGGTACGCGGTGGAGAGGAAGCGTTCCGACACCGCCGAACGGCGACTGGCCGAGGGCCGGCTGCGCGCACAGGAGAACCGCCGCCTGGAGCGCGGGCTGCTGCCCACGCCCCTGCTGGACGGCTCCGCGCTGCGCTTCGCCGCCCGCTACCGCCCCGGCCGCTCCCGGGCGCTGCTCGGCGGCGACTTCTACGACGCCGTCCGCACGCCCGACGGCACCGTGCACGCCATGATCGGTGACGTCTGCGGCCACGGCCCGGACGAGGCCGCGCTCGGCGTGGAGCTGCGCATCGCCTGGCGGGCGCTGACGCTGGCCGGACTGTGCGGGGACGAGCTGCTGAGCACGCTCCAGGAGGTGCTGGAGCACGAGCGCGCCGACGAGGAGATCTTCGCGACGCTGTGCACGGTCGACATCGCCCCGGACGGCCGGAGCGCGGGCCTGTGCCTGGCGGGCCACCCCGCCCCGCTGCTCGCGCGCCCCGGCCGGAGCGCGCGGCTGCTGCCGTACGACAACAACGGTCCCGCGCTCGGCCTGCTGCCCGGCGCCCGCTGGCCGCGGATGCAGGTGGAGCTGGGCGCCGAGTGGAGCCTGATGCTCTACACGGACGGGCTGATCGAGGGGCGCGTCGGCGAGGGGCGCGAGCGGCTGGGGCAGGACGGGATGGTGTCGATGATCCGCAGGCAGCTCGCCGAAGGGCTGCGCGGGGAGGCACTGCTGCGGGCCGCCGTCAGTGAGGTCCGGGATCTCAACGGGGGCGAGCTGACCGACGACGTGGCGGTCGTGCTGCTGGACCGGACGTCATAG